In the genome of Streptomyces violaceoruber, the window GCGACGCCGTCCCCGGCTGCCGCGCGGAGGCCAAGCCGTACGTCCTCGGCGCCGCCGTCACGGTGCCCGCCGCGCTGCCCGACGGCTGGACCAGCGGCCGGCTGCACCTGGCGCTGGTCGTGGACGGCACCGTCGCCGCCCGGACGGCGCTGGACGTGGACACGCGGACCGACCCGTACATCGGCGACGACCCGCAGGCCCGCCCCACCGCCTGACCTCCGGGCCACACCACCCCACGCCGTCCCACCCGTCCCAACCCACCTATCCCGCACCACCCGACATCCCCACCACCAAGGAGTCGATCCGTGCGCAACCCGTCACCCACCCTCAGACGATCACCGGCCCTGCTCGGTGTCCTGGCCCTCCTCACGGCTCTGCTGTCCCTGTGGTCGCAGCCCGCGTCGGCCGCGCCCGCCGGGCAGGTCCTGGCGTCACCGGACCTCGCGGCCCACCCGCAGGGCGACAACAGCTACCCCCGCGCCGTCCGCCTCGACCACGACGGCTCGGCCGGACAGACCATGCTGGCCACCTACGCCAAGCGCGAACAGGGCGCCACCAACACCCTGCCCGTCCACCGCAGCACCGACGGCGGCCGTACCTGGAGCGCCGCCCCGATCTCCACCATCACCTCGCACACCCCGGGCTGGGACATCGAGGCACCCGTCCTCTACGAGGTGCCGCGCACCGCGAACGGCCTGAACCAGGGCGACCTCCTCGCCGCCGGCACCGCCTGGCAGGCCGGGGACTACACCACGCAGCGCGTCGAGGTGTTCAAGAGCACCGACCACGGCCAGAGCTGGCAGTACCTCTCCGACTGCACCCGCACCAGCGGCCTGCCCGACACCATCGGGCACGGCATCTGGGAACCCTGGTTCCTGCTCGCCCCCGACAACACACTGGCCTGCTTCATCTCCGACGAGCGGCCCGCCAACAGCCCCACCAACAACCAGGTCATCGGCCACTACACCTCCACCGACGGCGGCCGCACCTGGAGCGGCACACTCACCCAGGACGTCGCCTTCCCCGCCGACAACCTCGCCCGCCCCGGCATGTCCATCGTCGTCCCGCTGCCCGACGGGCGGTTCATGATGGCGTACGAGATGTGCCGGGACGCCACCGACGCGGACCACGCCTGCGAGGTGTACACCAAGACCAGCCCCGACGGCCTGAACTGGGCGCCCGCCGACGACCCGGGCACCCTGGTGCGCACCGCCGACGGCAGGGAACTGCTGCACACCCCCTACCTCGCCTGGGTACCGGGCGGCGGCCCCGACGGCACGCTGCTGATGTCCGGCCAGCGCGTGGTGAGCGGACCCACCGGGAACAAGACCGTCCTGTCCGAGTCCGGCACCGTGGTCTTCGCCAACACCCACCTCGGCACGGGGGAGTGGACCGAGATCGAGGCCCCGGTCCGGACCGACCCCACCGGCGGCTACAACCCCGGTGAGCCCTCCTGCCCCGGCTACAGCTCACCGATCGTGCCGCGTGCCGACGGCACCTCCTTCCTCTACCTGACCGCCACCTGGCTCGGCACCGGCAACCAGTGCCAGGTCCGTTTCGGCACCGGCGGCCTCGGCGGCCCGGTGGGCCAGGTCACCACGCCGTGGGTCGCGGGCAAGTGCCTGGACGTCGACACCAACACCAGCCGCAACGGCAACGCCGCCCAGCTGTGGGACTGCTCCACCGCCACTGGCCAGCGCTGGTCCGTCGCCCCCGACGGCACGGTGCGCGCGTTCGGCAAGTGCCTGGACATCGACGGCAACGGCACGGCCAACTTCACCAAGGTCCAGGTGTGGGACTGCGCCCCGGGCGTCGGCGGCCAGCAGTGGCGCCACCGGGCCGACGGCTCGCTGTTCAACCCGCAGTCCGGCCGCTGCCTGGACATCCCGTCCGGCGGCACCGCCAACGGCACCAAGCTGCAGATCTACGACTGCAACGGCCTCGGCACCCAGAAGTGGAACCTGCCCGTCTAGCCGCGCGAGCACCCGGGGCCCGGTGCCCCGGGTGTCGCCTACGCTCGACAGCACCATGACGAACAACCTCACCCCCCTGGAGCCGAAGGCCGACAAGGCCACGGTCAGACGGCACAACCTCAGCCTGGTCCTGAGGGCCGTGCACGACGCGGGGGAGGCGACCAGGGCCGGTGTCGCCACGCACGTCGGACTGACGCGCGCGGCGGTGTCGTCCCTGGTCGAGCAGTTGCTGGAGTACGGCGTCGTCTCCGAGTGGGGCAAGACCAGCAGCGGCCAGGCGGGCCGGCCCGGCACCGTCCTGAAGGTCTCCCGCTCGGGCCCGGCGGGCCTCGGCGTCGAGATCAACATCGACTACATCGCGGTGTGCGTCGTCGACCTCGCCGGCACCGACCGGGTGCGGCTCGTCGAGCACGTCGACAACCGCGGGGTCGAGCCCTCCGAGGTCCTGGCGCGCGCGGCCCGGCTGGCGGCGCGCGCCATCGGCTCGGCGGCGGACCAGGAGCTCGAACCGGCCGGAGTCCATGTCGCGCTGCCCGGCCTGGTGACGGGCGGCACCGTGCGCCAGGCGCCCAACCTGGGCTGGCGGCGGGTCGCCGTGGAGGGGCTGTTCGCCCAGGCGCTCCTCGCCCTGCGCCCTGACCGCCGGCCCCTGCCGGTCAGCTCCGACAACGAGGCCAACGCCGCCGCCCTGGCCGAGCTGTGGTTCGGCGCCGGCACCGAGGGCGTGCGCAGCTTTCTCTACCTGACCGGCGAGATCGGCGTCGGCGGTGCCCTGGTGCTCGGCGGCGAGCTGCTGCGCGGCGCGCACGGCTTCGCCGGGGAGATCGGGCACACGGTCGTCGACCCGGAGGGCCCGCGGTGCCGGTGCGGTGCCCACGGCTGCCTGGAGCAGTACGCCGGACAGGCCGCGCTGCTCACCGCCGCCGGCATCGACGCGGACGCGGGCGCGCGGGGCGTCGCCGAACTCGAACGCCGCGCGCGGCAGGGCGATCCGTCCGCGCTGTCCGCCGTCGAACGGGCCGGTCGGCAACTGGGCGTGGTGCTCTCGGGCGCGGTGAACCTCTTCGACCCCGAGGCGGTGATGCTCGGCGGCGTCTACCGCGAGCTGATGGACTGGCTCGCCCCGGCCGTCGACCGCGAACTGGCCCGGCGCGTGGTCTCCGGGCTGTGGAGCGAGGACGGCAAACGGCTGCGGGCCGCGTCCCCGCTCGGCGACGCGGCCCGGGGCGCGGCCGGCACGATCGTCCGCGAGGTACTGGCCGACCCGACGGCGTACGCGGAACGGGACGCGGGCTGACACGGAGGGCGGCCGCCCGGCGGCCCCCCGCGCCCGGCCTCCCTCACCCGCGGTTGGCGGCGATCATCTCCCGGTACCAGCGGTAGCTGTCCTTCGGCGTGCGCCGCTGCGTGTCGTAGTCGACCCGCACGATGCCGAAGCGCTTGTCGTAGCCGTACGCCCACTCGAAGTTGTCCAGCAGCGACCACACGTAGTACCCGCGTACGTCCACGCCCGCGTCGATCGCCGCCCGCAGCGCGGTGAGGTGGTCGCGCAGGTAGGCGACCCGGTCGGTGTCGTGGACCGTGCCGTCGGCGGCGGCCGCGTCGTCCTCCGCCGAGCCGTTCTCGGTGATGTGGACCGGCGGGAGCGCGTCGCCGTACTGCCGCTTCAGGGCGACGAGCAGGTCGGTGAAGCTGTCCGGCACGACCGGCCAGTTCATCGCCGTGTGCCGCACCCCGGGGTGCCGTACCTCCTCGTAGCGGTTGTCCGTGGCCACGCGGCGGGCCGGGTCGCTCTCGCGGTGGGGGGCGTCGGCGACCACGATCGGCCGGTAGTAGTTGACGCCGAGGAAGTCCAGGGGCTGGGAGATCAGCTCCAGGTCGCCGTCCCGCCGGAAGTCCTCTCCGGTGATCAGCTCGCCCCAGGTCTCCTCCTCGGTGGCCGGGTAACGGCCCGCGAGGATCGGCTCGGTCCACACCAGGTTGTGCTGGGTGTCCGCGCGAACCACCGCCGCCAGGTCGGCCGGGGAGTCGGTGGCGGGCAGGTTGCGGTCCAGGTTGAGCGTGATGCCGACCTCGCGCACCCCGGCCGCCCGCAGCGCCTTCACCGCCAGCCCGTGGCCGACCAGCAGGTGGTGGGCGGCGGCCAGCGCGCCCCGGCCCTCCTTGGCACCCGGTGCGTGCCGGCCGATGGAGTAGCCGAGGAAGGAGCTGCACCACGGCTCGTTGAGGGTGATCCAGCGGGGCACCCGGTCGCCCAGGTGCTCCGCGACCACCGCCGTGTACTCGGCGAACCGCTCCGCCGTCTCCCGGACCCGCCAGCCGCCCCGGTCTTCGAGGGCCTGGGGGAGGTCCCAGTGGTAGAGGGTGGCGGCCGGTTCGATGCCCGCCGCCAGCAGTTCGTCCACCAGGCGGGAGTAGAAGTCGAGCCCCTTGGGGTTCACCGCGCCCGAGCCGTCCGGCACGATGCGCGGCCAGGCGATCGAGAAGCGGTAGGAGTCCACGCCGAGGTCGCGCAGCAGGGCCACGTCCTCGGGGTAGCGGTGGTAGTGGTCGCAGGCCACGTCACCGGTGTCGCCGTTCACCACCAGGCCGGGGGTGCGGCTGTAGGTGTCCCAGATCGACGGTCCGCGGCCGTCCTCGGTCGCCGCGCCCTCGATCTGGTACGAGGCGGTCGCGGCGCCGAAGACGAAGCCGGGCGGGAAACCGGGGTACTCACTCATGCTGTGCTGCTCATCTCCGTGCTTGCGGGGTGTGCGAGGTTCACTTGACGGAACCGCCGGTGATCCCGGCGGCGATGTACTTCTGGGCGAGGACGAGGAGGATCGCCGCGGGCACCGCGGACAGCACCGACGCGGCCATCACCGAGCCCCAGTCGCCGACGTGCGCGCCGATGTACTGGTAGATGCCCAGGGTGATGGGCTTGACCTCGTCGGTCGTGTTCAGGGTGAGCGCGAACATGAAGTCGCTCCACGAGAACAGGAACGCGAACAGGCCCGACGTGATCAGCGAGTTGCGGCTCATCGGCAGCACCACCCGGACGAAGGTGCGCACCGGACCGGCGCCGTCGATCTGCGCGGCCTCGATCACCTCGCCCGGGATCGACACCATGAAGGAGCGCATCAGCACGATGGAGAACGGGATGCCCAGCGAGGCGTCCGCCAGCATCAGGCCGAAGTAGGAGTTGACCAGGCCCAGGTCGACGTAGGAGTTGTAGAGCGCGTTGGCGATGACGATGCCCGGCACCATCTGGGTGATCAGCGTGCCGAACACGATGGTGCGCGAGCCGCGCAGCCCGAACCGCGCGAGACCGTACGCGGCGGGCGCCGAGATCGCCAGGCAGATGGCGACCGCGCCGAGCGAGACCGCGAGCGAGGTCAGCAGGTGCCCGCCCTGGTCGCTGATCGCCTTGGAGAAGCCGGAGAAGTCCAGGCTGCCCGGCACCGGGTCGACCTGGAGCAGCCCGGAGTCGGGCTGGAGCGCGGTGTTGAGCATCCAGTACAGCGGGAACAGCATCACGCACAGGATGAGCACGCCGGCGACGGTGGAGCCCCAGCGGCGCCGGGAGGCGGTGGGCGTGTGGGAGGCCATGGACGTCACTTCCCCTCGGTGCGGTTGGCCCGCAGGTAGAACACCGCGAACACGGCGGAGATCAGGATGAGTACGTTGCCGACGACGGCGCCCGCGCCGAAGTCCAGCTGGACGAAGGAGTTCTGGTAGGTCAGGGTGCCGAGTGTCTGGGTCGCGTCGGCCGGGCCGCCGTCGGTCAGGGCGAGGATCAGGTCGAGGATCTTCACCGTCGACATGAAGCCCAGCACGAGGACGACCGTGACGACGGGCCTGAGCATCGGCAGGGTCACCGAACGGAAGGTCCGCCAGGCCGAGGCGCCGTCCAGCGCGGCCGCCTCGTGCAGCTCCTTCGGGATCTCCTGGAGACCGCCGTACAGGATGACCATGTTGAACGGGATGCCGATCCAGATGTTGACCAGGATGACCGAGAGCAGGGCCATCTCCGGGCTGGTCAGCCAGGGCGTGTGACCGCCGATCCCGAGCGTGTCCAGGAACGAGTTGAGCACGCCCGTGTCCTGGTCGAGGATGCGCCGCCAGACGATGCCGGACACCACCATGGGCACCAGCCAGGGCAGCAGGATCAGTGAGCGCAGCACCCCGTTCAGCGGGAAGCGGCGGCTGAAGAACACCGCGAGCGCGAGGCCGATGCAGAACTGGCCGAGCAGGGAGCCCGCCGTGAAGACGAGCGTGTGCCACAGCGCCTTGCCGAACAGGGCGTCCTGGAACACGTTGGACCAGTTGTCGGCGCCGTTGAAGGGCGCCTCACCGGTGAAGAAGGTCTTCGGCGTGTAGTCCTGGAAGCTCATCACGACGTTGCGCACGAGCGGGTAGCCGAAGAACAGCAGCATGAAGACGACGGCGGGGGCTACGAACCCCCACTGCGTGAGCCTGCGGCGGCGCGCGATCCGGGCGGGGTCGGGAGCGGAGGCCGGCTCGGACGCCTTGGCGGGCGTCTGCGCGCCGACGGTGGAGGTGGGCATGGGCGTGGTCATGGGGTCGTACCTCAGTTCCCGCTCGTGGCCCGCTGCTGGGCGCGCTTCAGGGCGGTCTCACTGGACTGGCCGGTCAGGGCGGACTGGAAGGCGCTCTGCAGCGCGAGCGACACACTCGACCAGCCGGCACCGAGCTTCGCCGTCCGGGACCGGGCGACGGCCACCTGGTCGGCGAGGGAGTCCAGCTCGGGCACCTTCTCGCGCCAGACGGCGGCGGCCTTGGCGTTGGCCGGGACCATCCAGCTGTTGAGCGCGTAGGTCAGCTGCTCCTTCTCGCTCGCCAGACACGCGACGATCTTGCCGGCCGTCTTCTCCCGGGCCTCGTCACCGGTGTTGGGCACGGTGAGGACGGCACCGCCGAGCGGGCCGACCGAGTCGTCGCCGGCCCGCGGCACCGGGATCGGCGCGATGCCCCAGTGCAGCGACGTGTCGCTGTTGAGGGTCTCGACCTGCCACGGGCCGTTGATCATCATCGCCGCGTTCCCGGCCATGAACTGGTCGTTGACGTCGGCCTGGGTCCAGTTGACCGTCGACTTCGACAGCGAACGGTCCTTCAGCAGGCCCTTCCAGTAGTCCAGGGCCTCGACCACCTTCGGACCGTCCAGGTCGGTCTCGTCACCGCCGTTGGACCACATGAACGGCGTGAACTGGAAGACGCCGTCCTCCGCGCCGCCCGCGCTGAGCGCCAGGCCGTACTGCTTGCCCCGCGTGAGCTTCTGCGCCGTCGCCCGCAGTTCGGCCCAGGTGGTGGGCACCTCGACGCCCGCCTGGTCGAGCAGGTCCTTGTTGTAGAAGAGGGCGAGGGTGTTCACCGAGCGGGCCGCGCCGTAGTACGTGCCCTTGTACGAGCCGAAGTCCACGATCCCGTCGGGGATGTCGTCGGTGCTCAGCCCGAGGGTCCTCAGGTCGACCAGGCCGCCCGCGTCGGCGAAGGTCGGCATCTCGGACGCGTCGAACTGCACGATGTCGGGCAGCGACTTGGACGAGGCCATGCGCAGGGCCTTCGTCATCACCTGCGCCGCCGGGACGCTCTGCTGCTCGATCGTGACGCCCAGCTCCTTGCCGCAGCGGGCCATCGCCTCCGCGTCCCAGCGGTGGTACGACTCGTCGGTCGAGGAGTTCATCACGGTGTACGTGTCGGCGTCGCGCTGCTGTCCGCAGCCGGCCAGTGCCGCCCCGGCGACCAGCACGGACACCGCGGTGAACGGGGCGACGACTCGGCGTGAGCGTCCTCGCCCGCGGCGCGCGGCAGCCGGGGGGTGTGCTGTCAAGGCGAGCGAGGTGAAGCGCTTCGACATGGTGCGGCCCTTGCTGTCGTACCGTCCGGCTTCCTCGCCGGACTGTTTTGTTTGATGTGATGACTAATACGTCACGAACCCGCTTCCGCGCTAGAGCAAAGTGGCCCCGCTCTCTCCGTTCCACGGGGTGAGGAGGCCGTTCTCTTGCGTAATAATGCCAGCTCAGCCCGTAGAAGCCGGTGTGAACGCCTTAGCGTCGGGATTTGTTTTGTGTACGATCAAAACGCTGTGAGACGGCCTCCGTGCTCCCACCCCGACAGCTCCCGCCCCACCCAAGGAAGATCATGAAGTTCACCGACGGCTTCTGGCTCATCCGCGAGGGCGTGCATCTCTCGTACGCCACCGAGGTGCGCGATGTACGCCTCCAATCGAAGCGCTTCACCGCCCATGCCGCCGTGAAGAAGGTGACGCGGAGGGGGGACACGCTCAACGCGCCGCTCCTCACGGTCGAGTGCTTCTCTCCCGCCGAGGGCGTCATCGGCGTCCGCGTCACCCACCACGCCGGCAAGCGCCGGCCGGGGCCCGACTTCGCGCTCACCGAGGCGGAGGGCGGCGCCGGCGAGGTGCGCCGGGAGGGCACCGTCACCGAGCTGACCAGCGGCCCGCTCACCCTCCGCCTGGACCGCGAGGGCCCCTTCGGCCTCACCTTCCACGACGCGGACAGACGCGAGCTGACCCGCGCCGACGCCAAGGGCACCGCCTTCGCCACCACCGGTGACGGCGCCCACCACATGCTGAGCCGCCTCGCTCTCGGTGTCGGCGAGCAGATCTACGGCCTCGGCGAGCGCTTCACCCCGTTCGTCAAGAACGGCCAGGTCGTCGACATGTGGCAGGCCGACGGCGGCACCAGCAGCGAGCAGGCCTACAAGAACGTCCCGTTCTACCTCTCCTCGCGCGGCTACGGCGTCTTCGTCAACCACCCCGGCGCGGTCTCCTTCGAGGTCGGCTCCGAGTCCGTCGGCCAGGTCCAGTTCAGCGTCGAGGACCAGACGCTGGAGTACTACGTCGTCGCCGGGCCCACCCCCAAGGACGT includes:
- a CDS encoding GH1 family beta-glucosidase; the encoded protein is MSEYPGFPPGFVFGAATASYQIEGAATEDGRGPSIWDTYSRTPGLVVNGDTGDVACDHYHRYPEDVALLRDLGVDSYRFSIAWPRIVPDGSGAVNPKGLDFYSRLVDELLAAGIEPAATLYHWDLPQALEDRGGWRVRETAERFAEYTAVVAEHLGDRVPRWITLNEPWCSSFLGYSIGRHAPGAKEGRGALAAAHHLLVGHGLAVKALRAAGVREVGITLNLDRNLPATDSPADLAAVVRADTQHNLVWTEPILAGRYPATEEETWGELITGEDFRRDGDLELISQPLDFLGVNYYRPIVVADAPHRESDPARRVATDNRYEEVRHPGVRHTAMNWPVVPDSFTDLLVALKRQYGDALPPVHITENGSAEDDAAAADGTVHDTDRVAYLRDHLTALRAAIDAGVDVRGYYVWSLLDNFEWAYGYDKRFGIVRVDYDTQRRTPKDSYRWYREMIAANRG
- a CDS encoding carbohydrate ABC transporter permease, which codes for MPTSTVGAQTPAKASEPASAPDPARIARRRRLTQWGFVAPAVVFMLLFFGYPLVRNVVMSFQDYTPKTFFTGEAPFNGADNWSNVFQDALFGKALWHTLVFTAGSLLGQFCIGLALAVFFSRRFPLNGVLRSLILLPWLVPMVVSGIVWRRILDQDTGVLNSFLDTLGIGGHTPWLTSPEMALLSVILVNIWIGIPFNMVILYGGLQEIPKELHEAAALDGASAWRTFRSVTLPMLRPVVTVVLVLGFMSTVKILDLILALTDGGPADATQTLGTLTYQNSFVQLDFGAGAVVGNVLILISAVFAVFYLRANRTEGK
- a CDS encoding sialidase family protein, with protein sequence MRNPSPTLRRSPALLGVLALLTALLSLWSQPASAAPAGQVLASPDLAAHPQGDNSYPRAVRLDHDGSAGQTMLATYAKREQGATNTLPVHRSTDGGRTWSAAPISTITSHTPGWDIEAPVLYEVPRTANGLNQGDLLAAGTAWQAGDYTTQRVEVFKSTDHGQSWQYLSDCTRTSGLPDTIGHGIWEPWFLLAPDNTLACFISDERPANSPTNNQVIGHYTSTDGGRTWSGTLTQDVAFPADNLARPGMSIVVPLPDGRFMMAYEMCRDATDADHACEVYTKTSPDGLNWAPADDPGTLVRTADGRELLHTPYLAWVPGGGPDGTLLMSGQRVVSGPTGNKTVLSESGTVVFANTHLGTGEWTEIEAPVRTDPTGGYNPGEPSCPGYSSPIVPRADGTSFLYLTATWLGTGNQCQVRFGTGGLGGPVGQVTTPWVAGKCLDVDTNTSRNGNAAQLWDCSTATGQRWSVAPDGTVRAFGKCLDIDGNGTANFTKVQVWDCAPGVGGQQWRHRADGSLFNPQSGRCLDIPSGGTANGTKLQIYDCNGLGTQKWNLPV
- a CDS encoding carbohydrate ABC transporter permease; its protein translation is MASHTPTASRRRWGSTVAGVLILCVMLFPLYWMLNTALQPDSGLLQVDPVPGSLDFSGFSKAISDQGGHLLTSLAVSLGAVAICLAISAPAAYGLARFGLRGSRTIVFGTLITQMVPGIVIANALYNSYVDLGLVNSYFGLMLADASLGIPFSIVLMRSFMVSIPGEVIEAAQIDGAGPVRTFVRVVLPMSRNSLITSGLFAFLFSWSDFMFALTLNTTDEVKPITLGIYQYIGAHVGDWGSVMAASVLSAVPAAILLVLAQKYIAAGITGGSVK
- a CDS encoding ROK family protein, yielding MTNNLTPLEPKADKATVRRHNLSLVLRAVHDAGEATRAGVATHVGLTRAAVSSLVEQLLEYGVVSEWGKTSSGQAGRPGTVLKVSRSGPAGLGVEINIDYIAVCVVDLAGTDRVRLVEHVDNRGVEPSEVLARAARLAARAIGSAADQELEPAGVHVALPGLVTGGTVRQAPNLGWRRVAVEGLFAQALLALRPDRRPLPVSSDNEANAAALAELWFGAGTEGVRSFLYLTGEIGVGGALVLGGELLRGAHGFAGEIGHTVVDPEGPRCRCGAHGCLEQYAGQAALLTAAGIDADAGARGVAELERRARQGDPSALSAVERAGRQLGVVLSGAVNLFDPEAVMLGGVYRELMDWLAPAVDRELARRVVSGLWSEDGKRLRAASPLGDAARGAAGTIVREVLADPTAYAERDAG
- a CDS encoding ABC transporter substrate-binding protein, which codes for MSKRFTSLALTAHPPAAARRGRGRSRRVVAPFTAVSVLVAGAALAGCGQQRDADTYTVMNSSTDESYHRWDAEAMARCGKELGVTIEQQSVPAAQVMTKALRMASSKSLPDIVQFDASEMPTFADAGGLVDLRTLGLSTDDIPDGIVDFGSYKGTYYGAARSVNTLALFYNKDLLDQAGVEVPTTWAELRATAQKLTRGKQYGLALSAGGAEDGVFQFTPFMWSNGGDETDLDGPKVVEALDYWKGLLKDRSLSKSTVNWTQADVNDQFMAGNAAMMINGPWQVETLNSDTSLHWGIAPIPVPRAGDDSVGPLGGAVLTVPNTGDEAREKTAGKIVACLASEKEQLTYALNSWMVPANAKAAAVWREKVPELDSLADQVAVARSRTAKLGAGWSSVSLALQSAFQSALTGQSSETALKRAQQRATSGN